One Dioscorea cayenensis subsp. rotundata cultivar TDr96_F1 chromosome 15, TDr96_F1_v2_PseudoChromosome.rev07_lg8_w22 25.fasta, whole genome shotgun sequence genomic region harbors:
- the LOC120277387 gene encoding release factor glutamine methyltransferase — protein sequence MLVNHQCLFLMGTVEMISRLFPIPTVSLRRSITIRASVVSSSASTARKTHPPLFLRPLTYFATLSDIVAFRSWATSLATAAAAAAPGLESIDGGPSASHLLRELSWLLEDATSQSCGKVLMRADLDELYRLWKERIERRRPFQYIVGCEHWRDLVLVVREGVLIPRPETEMIVDLVRDVEGFGEGLWADLGTGSGAIAVGIGRELGENGRVFATDLSLDAVEIAGINVERYGLKDKVEIRHGSWFEPLDDFKGKLTGLVSNPPYIPSSDIPGLQAEVSKHEPKLALDGGVDGTDHLFHLCEGSATVLRSGGFFAFETNGDIQSELVANYLSTKWTKCFTNVKTVLDFAGIKRFVTGFRQ from the exons ATGTTAGTCAACCATCAATGTTTGTTCCTCATGGGGACTGTAGAGATGATATCTAGATTATTCCCAATCCCCACCGTCTCTCTCCGCCGTTCTATCACCATCCGCGCCTCCGTCGTGTCATCTTCAGCCTCAACAGCCCGCAAAACCCATCCTCCTCTCTTCCTTCGTCCCTTAACCTACTTCGCCACCCTTTCCGACATCGTCGCCTTCCGCAGCTGGGCCACCTCCCTCGCCACCGCCGCCGCTGCTGCAGCCCCGGGTCTCGAATCCATCGACGGCGGACCCAGTGCTTCCCACCTCCTCCGCGAACTTTCATGGCTCCTCGAGGACGCCACCTCCCAATCCTGCGGCAAGGTCCTCATGCGCGCGGATCTGGACGAGCTCTACCGGCTCTGGAAGGAGAGGATCGAGCGGCGGAGGCCGTTCCAGTACATTGTCGGGTGCGAGCACTGGAGGGATCTCGTGCTGGTGGTGAGGGAGGGCGTGCTCATTCCAAGGCCGGAGACAGAGATGATTGTAGATTTGGTTCGGGATGTTGAGGGCTTTGGCGAGGGTTTATGGGCGGATCTCGGGACAGGAAGCGGCGCAATTGCTGTGGGGATTGGGAGGGAATTGGGGGAGAATGGGAGGGTTTTTGCCACGGATTTGAGCTTGGATGCTGTGGAGATTGCAGGGATTAACGTCGAGAGGTATGGATTGAAG GATAAGGTTGAAATAAGACATGGATCTTGGTTTGAACCACTTGACGATTTTAAAGGCAAGCTTACAGGGTTGGTTAGCAATCCTCCATACATACCCAGTAGTGATATCCCTGGGTTACAAGCTGAAGTCAGTAAGCATGAGCCAAAACTTGCCCTTGATGGAGGTGTGGATGGCACTGATCATCTATTTCATCTCTGTGAAGGATCTGCTACAGTTCTAAGATCTGGTGGTTTTTTTGCATTTGAG ACAAATGGCGATATCCAATCTGAGCTTGTTGCAAACTACTTGAGCACCAAATGGACGAAATGCTTCACTAATGTAAAAACAGTATTGGACTTTGCTGGGATCAAACGTTTTGTGACTGGATTTCGTCAATGA